One Purpureocillium takamizusanense chromosome 12, complete sequence DNA window includes the following coding sequences:
- a CDS encoding uncharacterized protein (COG:S~EggNog:ENOG503P1GT) has product MLLYTRVAPPKVPKRRSRAGCNFCKEKKKKCDEARPRCTRCEENGHECRYDPVKPRQRRRADQQQAAELGQQYQQPDDDDGVDDGVDNDGGQGGGGSGGANHADGQQGSAGAAAAGIGTVRPSRAGTPQRAAHRPPPLSLTTAGLARQHRQRAAAAPLCHARGGSSSSDASPDTASDDWPQSAATAVAGQPNNPLHHHRPYAAPTTDSAVSSAAPYTPCTDFGAFSFDPFDASIILPPNDGTVGHDDDGDVSPTIANDFAGFSPDASSPAAASPTSSRSLTLVPPSPRLEFTAPAFYEFSHDAGRRNLIAHFCNTLSHLIVLREDEGNNPFQQLVLPLSHGSQAVTGAIYALASAHLEVRGVDPGGAHASVRYHSQAIQGLARLIEQGDGVDRNELLAAIMLLIYYEVLVQRGRSNLVDGHLKGAMAIMGNGSPQNNPTGVFLERAFRFYDVIAALSFGTAPLSNCPSSGGFTPFAPLDSRGTTVAYDSVDALLGMATSLWPVIHRLSNLLAMKNELTAAVTAGELSKAAVLRAEFDSTCAAIEFALQEWEPILPQVLQQQQQQQRCPDEEDKAMDEERCRLQSILNSALAYRHSAFVYLYRSIYDCPREHPVVQLHTHVSLTHCEATVAHGGPMGSLLWPLFVSACEAMEPADRALARRSFAGISRRQGMKNIERAWCVVEEVWLRADAQQNTAAAAAAAADQEEENMGFFKMPPATKRRGDLWRKVSADMGWTIVFG; this is encoded by the exons ATGCTGCTTTACACGCGggtcgcgccgcccaaggTTCCCAAGCGACGCTCCCGAGCTG GTTGCAATTTTTG CAAAGAAAAG AAGAAAAAGTGCGACGAGGCCCGTCCACGGTGCACGCGTTGTGAGGAAAACGGCCATGAGTGCCGCTACGACCCCGTCAAgccccgccagcgccgtagggccgaccagcagcaggctgcaGAGCTTGGCCAACAATACCAacagcccgacgacgacgacggggtcgacgacggagtcgacaacgacggcggacaaggcggcggcggcagcggcggcgcaaatCATGCggacggccagcagggctcCGCGGGCGCAGCGGCTGCGGGTATAGGCACTGTCCGTCCCAGCCGCGCAGGGACCCCCCAGCGCGCtgcccaccgcccgccgccgctctcgtTGACAACGGCGGGGCTCGCACGGCAACAccgccaacgcgccgccgccgcccccctgTGCCATGCCCGGGGAGGAAGCTCGTCATCCGACGCCTCCCCCGATACCGCCTCTGACGACTGGCCCCAaagcgccgccaccgccgtcgccggccaaCCCAACAACCCGCTtcaccatcatcggccgTAtgcagcgccgacgaccgacTCGGCGGTGTCGTCCGCCGCACCTTACACCCCTTGCACGGATTTTGGCGCCTTCTCCTTTGACCCCTTTGACGCTTCTATAATTCTTCCGCCCAACGACGGCACTgtgggccatgatgatgacggtgatgTCTCCCCGACCATCGCCAACGATTTTGCCGGCTTCTCGCCCGatgcctcgtcgccagcagcagcatcgcccaCCTCCAGCCGGTCCCTCACCCTtgtgccgccctcgcctcgcctaGAGTTCACGGCGCCCGCCTTCTACGAGTTCTCGCATGATGCGGGCCGCCGCAACCTCATCGCGCACTTCTGCAACACGCTCTCGCACCTCATCGTCCTGCGCGAGGATGAGGGCAACAACCCCTTCCAGCAGCTCGTGCTGCCGCTCTCCCACGGCAGTCAGGCCGTCACGGGCGCCATCTacgccctcgccagcgcccACCTCGAGGTCCGCGGCGTTGACCCGGGCGGGGCCCACGCCAGCGTCCGCTATCACAGCCAGGCCATCCAGGGCCTGGCCCGCCTGAttgagcagggcgacggcgtcgataGAAACGAGCTGCTTGCGGCCATCATGCTGCTCATATACTATGAAGTG CTTGTTCAGCGTGGCCGCTCCAACCTCGTTGACGGCCACCTCAAaggcgccatggccatcatGGGCAACGGCTCTCCTCAGAACAACCCAACTGGCGTCTTCCTTGAGCGG GCCTTCCGGTTTTACGatgtcatcgccgccctctcgTTTGGCACCGCCCCTCTGTCCAACTGCCCGTCCAGCGGTGGCTTCACCCCCTTTGCGCCGCTTGACTCGCGCGGCACCACTGTGGCGTACGACAGCGTCGATGCGCTACTGGGCATGGCCACCTCGTTGTGGCCCGTCATCCACCGCCTGTCCAATCTGCTCGCCATGAAGAACGAGCTCACCGCAGCCGTCACCGCGGGGGAGCtctccaaggccgccgtgcTTCGCGCCGAGTTCGACTCCAcgtgcgccgccatcgagtTCGCGCTGCAGGAGTGGGAGCCCATACTCCCCCaggtcctgcagcagcagcagcagcagcagcgctgccccgacgaggaggacaaggctatggacgaggagcgctGCCGGCTGCAGAGCATCCTGAACAGCGCGCTCGCGTACCGCCACTCGGCATTCGTGTACCTCTACCGCAGCATATACGACTGCCCACGGGAGCACCCGGTGGTGCAGCTGCACACGCACGTCAGCCTGACGCACTGCGAGGCGACGGTggcccacggcggccccaTGGGGTCGCTGCTGTGGCCTCTCTTCGTCAGCGCGTGCGAGGCCATGGAGCCGGCCGACCGGGCACTGGCACGGCGCTCGTTTGCGGGCATCTCGCGCCGCCAGGGGATGAAGAACATTGAGCGGGCGTGGTGCGTGGTCGAGGAGGTGTGGCTGCGGGCGGACGCACAGCAGAACaccgcggcagcggcggcggcggcggcggaccaagaggaggagaacaTGGGGTTCTTCAAGATGCCGCCGGCAACGAAGCGCCGGGGAGACCTCTGGCGCAAGGTGAGCGCGGACATGGGCTGGACAATCGTTTTTGGGTGA